From Debaryomyces hansenii CBS767 chromosome C complete sequence, a single genomic window includes:
- a CDS encoding DEHA2C13332p (no similarity) gives MSARQFLNISCYKTASRCWIPIKQINSGAGNNLRFFSSKQRCINFNNLHESNLIANDAVFTNAIHDELDSTPDFESFEPTVFSSEEIHTAGPVNKA, from the coding sequence ATGTCCGCTAGACAATTTTTAAACATTTCGTGCTACAAGACCGCATCCAGATGTTGGATACCAATAAAACAAATCAATTCTGGTGCTGGCAACAACTTGAGATTTTTCTCATCTAAGCAAAGATGTATTAACTTCAACAACTTACATGAAAGCAACTTGATTGCCAACGATGCTGTATTCACCAATGCTATTCACGATGAATTAGATTCTACACCAGACTTTGAATCGTTTGAGCCTACTGTATTTTCTTCAGAGGAAATTCACACTGCTGGTCCAGTGAACAAGGCATAA
- a CDS encoding DEHA2C13310p (similar to uniprot|P47016 Saccharomyces cerevisiae YJL126W NIT2 Nit protein), which yields MSNTVRVACGQLCSSSNLSSNANIVKKLIRKAVTAKAKVLFLPEATDYIAKDAIQSMQLAQSSHEKFISDIQRELKEVYADNGDGLFVAVGVHEPSSSTGVNAKEILNKVSNNQLWIGNRGEILHRYQKLHLFDINIENGPILKESNSVEPGSSVLKPFPINTSSLSEFLIGFATCYDIRFPELGLRLRSLGANIITYPSAFTTKTGQAHWELLARARAVDTQCYVVMAAQCGEHDTGGDKKRISYGNSIIIDPWGNKISECHKYNEDLVVDSEGDYYEMCVADLDLDMVEKTRRDMPLMTHRRPDVFGNEV from the coding sequence ATGTCAAATACGGTTAGAGTTGCATGTGGGCAGTTATGCTCGTCATCCAATTTGCTGTCGAATGCAAATATCGTTAAAAAGTTAATCCGCAAGGCAGTGACAGCCAAGGCAAAGGTATTGTTCTTACCAGAAGCCACCGATTACATAGCCAAAGATGCTATTCAGTCGATGCAACTAGCACAGTCGAGCCACGAGAAGTTTATCTCTGATATACAAAGGGAATTGAAGGAGGTGTATGCGGATAATGGTGACGGACTCTTTGTTGCGGTAGGAGTCCATGAACCGTCGAGCAGTACAGGAGTAAATGCTAAGGAAATTTTGAACAAGGTGCTGAATAATCAACTTTGGATTGGTAACAGAGGTGAAATATTACACAGATACCAAAAATTGCATCTTTTCGacatcaatattgaaaatgggCCCATCTTGAAAGAGTCGAACTCGGTGGAACCGGGAAGTAGTGTTTTGAAGCCATTTCCAATCAACACGTCAAGTTTATCGGAGTTCCTAATAGGGTTTGCCACATGTTACGATATTAGGTTCCCTGAATTGGGCTTGCGCTTGAGAAGTTTAGGGGCTAACATTATTACGTATCCGTCTGCGTTCACCACCAAAACGGGCCAGGCCCATTGGGAGCTATTGGCCAGGGCGAGAGCTGTAGACACACAATGCTACGTGGTAATGGCAGCGCAATGTGGTGAACACGACACGGGGGGCGACAAAAAAAGGATCAGCTACGGTAACTCGATTATCATTGATCCTTGGGGCAATAAGATAAGTGAGTGTCACAAATATAACGAAGATTTGGTAGTGGATTCCGAGGGCGATTACTACGAAATGTGTGTGGCTGATCTCGACTTGGATATGGTCGAGAAGACTAGAAGAGATATGCCGTTGATGACCCATAGAAGACCCGATGTATTTGGAAACGAAGTATAG